The proteins below come from a single Gemmatimonadaceae bacterium genomic window:
- the sixA gene encoding phosphohistidine phosphatase SixA, giving the protein MQLLVVRHAIAEERADFARRSATDEERPLTDKGREKMKRSARGLRRVLPSISRLACSPLTRSTQTAAILAEEYQLSRTWEIDELRPSRPIRDFLPWLASHDEHEIVAIVGHEPYLGSLVTWLMTGMEDPAVAFKKGGALLLDFPGQVTSGAATLVWAMAPAQLRRLGE; this is encoded by the coding sequence GTGCAGCTGCTCGTCGTGCGTCACGCCATTGCCGAGGAGCGCGCCGATTTCGCCAGGCGCAGCGCGACCGATGAAGAACGCCCACTCACCGACAAGGGTCGCGAGAAGATGAAACGCAGCGCTCGCGGATTGCGTCGCGTCCTTCCGTCGATCTCCCGCCTCGCGTGCAGTCCCCTCACGCGCTCGACGCAGACGGCCGCGATTCTCGCCGAGGAGTATCAGCTCTCGCGCACGTGGGAGATCGACGAGCTGCGTCCGTCACGGCCCATTCGCGACTTCCTTCCCTGGCTGGCGTCGCACGATGAACACGAGATCGTCGCGATCGTCGGGCATGAGCCCTACCTTGGCTCGCTGGTGACGTGGCTCATGACCGGGATGGAGGATCCGGCCGTGGCGTTCAAGAAGGGCGGCGCGCTCCTCCTCGACTTTCCAGGTCAGGTGACCTCGGGGGCTGCAACCCTCGTCTGGGCCATGGCGCCGGCTCAGCTTCGTCGGCTGGGTGAATAG
- a CDS encoding amidohydrolase family protein translates to MKTSALLRFVAAFACVPALVTAQERQLSPQVRTFVSVDAPIVALTNVRVIDGTGAAPRENQVVLIEGERIRATGPMGSVTIPGNARVIDLSGHTVIPGIVGLHDHMYYSSAAGGSMKMMLQSYPRLFLGAGITTVRTAGSTDSYQEINVRNAITRGLMVGPEMFVTGPYLQGPGPGPGAMHPVDGPDDARRMVKYWAEEGVTWFKAYTQVSRAALGAAIDEAHKHGVKVTAHLCSVGYREAVALGIDNLEHGLFANTEFYANKQPDACPSAGDSAIFASADVSNPDVQRTIREMVDRKVSLTSTLAVYETSTPSRLQKDQRVLDALMPEAAAAVGRWYDNAATANDRVARDVLRKTMAFEVAFMRAGGLLAAGSDPCCLHVIAGYGDQRNYELLVEAGLAPAEAVQVMTLNGARVLGIDGRTGSIAAGKQADLVVLRGNPAQNPGDIRNVVTTFRLGIGYDAAKLVASVKGQVGLK, encoded by the coding sequence ATGAAGACCTCAGCGCTCCTCCGATTCGTCGCGGCGTTCGCCTGCGTGCCGGCCCTCGTCACGGCGCAGGAACGTCAGCTCTCGCCACAGGTTCGCACGTTCGTCTCGGTCGACGCGCCGATCGTGGCCCTCACCAACGTGCGTGTGATCGATGGCACGGGCGCGGCGCCGAGGGAGAACCAGGTGGTCCTCATCGAGGGCGAGCGCATCCGCGCCACCGGTCCCATGGGCAGCGTCACGATCCCGGGGAATGCCCGCGTGATCGATCTCTCGGGCCATACGGTCATCCCCGGCATCGTCGGGTTGCACGACCACATGTACTACAGCTCTGCAGCAGGCGGCTCGATGAAGATGATGCTGCAGAGCTATCCCCGGCTGTTTCTTGGCGCCGGGATCACCACGGTGCGCACGGCCGGGAGTACCGACTCGTACCAGGAGATCAACGTCCGGAACGCGATCACGCGCGGGCTCATGGTGGGGCCGGAGATGTTCGTGACCGGCCCGTATCTGCAGGGGCCCGGCCCGGGCCCCGGGGCAATGCACCCGGTCGACGGCCCTGACGACGCCCGCCGCATGGTGAAGTACTGGGCCGAGGAGGGCGTCACCTGGTTCAAGGCCTACACGCAGGTCTCGCGCGCCGCCCTCGGCGCCGCGATCGACGAGGCACACAAGCACGGAGTGAAGGTGACCGCGCACTTGTGCTCCGTGGGCTATCGCGAGGCGGTCGCTCTTGGTATCGACAACCTGGAGCACGGGCTGTTCGCGAATACCGAGTTCTACGCCAACAAGCAGCCCGACGCCTGCCCCTCCGCGGGGGACTCCGCGATCTTCGCTTCGGCCGACGTCTCCAACCCGGACGTGCAACGCACCATCCGGGAGATGGTCGATCGCAAGGTATCGCTCACCTCGACGCTGGCCGTGTACGAGACCAGCACCCCGTCGCGATTGCAGAAGGACCAGCGCGTGCTCGACGCACTCATGCCCGAGGCCGCGGCGGCCGTTGGCCGTTGGTACGACAACGCCGCCACCGCCAATGACCGTGTGGCCAGAGACGTGCTTCGCAAGACGATGGCCTTTGAGGTGGCCTTCATGCGCGCCGGAGGGCTCCTGGCGGCGGGCTCCGACCCGTGTTGCCTCCACGTCATCGCCGGGTACGGCGACCAGCGCAACTACGAGTTGCTCGTCGAGGCGGGACTCGCGCCCGCCGAAGCCGTGCAGGTGATGACGCTCAACGGCGCCAGGGTACTCGGCATCGACGGACGCACCGGGTCGATCGCCGCCGGCAAGCAGGCGGACCTCGTCGTCCTCCGCGGCAACCCGGCACAGAACCCCGGAGACATCCGCAACGTGGTCACGACCTTCCGCCTCGGGATCGGGTACGATGCCGCGAAGCTGGTGGCGTCCGTCAAGGGACAGGTGGGCCTCAAGTAG
- a CDS encoding multicopper oxidase domain-containing protein, with product MRRYARLRGLAMGCGLALLFGGTAARAQLPPPGWQEPRCAMDLPPFATPFCAELVPTPGLDGVRGMLELRWVPTPFGVAVRPDGQLRHFLVARLEGLPPPASLGAYRAFVAWGYDLTHAREVKLGVVRNGANALGELPFENFRVLVSAESSAMVRTRSGRLVVRATSPGALLLAHRDAMATMLAGAPASEHAGHATGWPMPWVDPRIAPTSMTHTPPSTRAWLPDTTGRLVTPARPREVRDVRNGDTLQLTASLVRRTVAGRTFVMYGYNGQYPGPLIRVRQGANVTVQFRNALDLPTTIHWHGLRLDNRSDGVPHVTQDPVAPGDSFTYHLRFPDAGIYWYHPHVREDIQQDLGLYGNILVARRARAQVPVHREEVLALDDFLLTDTGTLMPYGADTVTHALMGRFGNLLLVNGEPNYHLQVRRGEVVRFHFTNVANARLFNLRLPGARLKLIGSDLGDFEREAWVESIVMAPAERYVVEARFDRPGRYPLLNSVRWLDHMRGTAKPVDDTLGVVEVGAERAAPDLASSFARLREHAEVRAEVARYRHLADREPDHVLTLGMRLDPAVPPATVAMLTGIAVPVDWNDAMPMMNFPFTARDVTWILRDEQGRENMAIAWQFHVGQVAKIRLVNDPSVTHAMAHPIHFHGQRFLVTSRNGAPNTNMVWKDTAVLPAGETMDILLELTNPGRWMMHCHVAEHLGTGMMGMFEVR from the coding sequence ATGCGACGGTACGCGCGACTGCGGGGGCTCGCGATGGGTTGCGGACTCGCCCTCCTCTTTGGGGGGACGGCGGCACGTGCTCAGCTCCCCCCGCCCGGCTGGCAGGAGCCGCGCTGTGCGATGGACCTGCCGCCCTTCGCGACGCCGTTCTGCGCCGAGCTGGTGCCGACCCCGGGACTCGACGGCGTGCGTGGCATGCTCGAGCTGCGCTGGGTGCCCACCCCGTTCGGGGTAGCGGTACGCCCGGATGGCCAGCTGCGCCACTTCCTGGTGGCTCGTCTCGAAGGCCTCCCGCCACCGGCATCGTTAGGTGCCTATCGCGCATTCGTCGCCTGGGGCTACGATCTCACGCACGCCCGCGAGGTGAAGCTCGGCGTGGTGCGCAATGGCGCCAACGCCCTCGGAGAACTTCCGTTCGAGAACTTCCGCGTCCTGGTGTCGGCCGAGTCGTCGGCGATGGTGCGCACGCGGAGCGGGCGGCTCGTCGTGCGCGCCACGAGCCCTGGTGCGCTCCTGCTCGCCCACCGCGACGCCATGGCGACCATGCTGGCCGGCGCCCCGGCCAGCGAACACGCCGGCCACGCGACCGGGTGGCCCATGCCGTGGGTCGATCCGCGCATCGCCCCCACCTCCATGACGCACACGCCGCCATCGACGCGCGCGTGGCTGCCAGACACCACGGGCCGCCTGGTCACGCCCGCCAGGCCGCGCGAGGTGCGTGATGTGCGGAACGGTGATACGCTGCAGCTCACCGCGTCACTCGTCAGGCGCACCGTCGCCGGTCGCACCTTCGTCATGTACGGGTACAACGGCCAGTACCCGGGCCCGCTGATTCGCGTGCGGCAGGGCGCGAACGTCACCGTGCAGTTCCGCAATGCGCTCGACCTCCCCACCACGATCCACTGGCACGGACTGCGGCTCGACAATCGCAGCGACGGCGTCCCGCACGTCACGCAGGATCCCGTCGCGCCCGGCGACTCGTTCACCTATCACCTGCGCTTCCCCGACGCCGGCATCTACTGGTACCACCCGCACGTTCGTGAGGACATCCAGCAGGACCTCGGTCTCTACGGCAACATCCTCGTCGCCCGGCGTGCGCGCGCGCAGGTGCCCGTTCACCGCGAAGAGGTGCTCGCGCTCGACGACTTCCTGCTGACCGACACCGGCACGCTCATGCCCTATGGCGCCGATACGGTCACGCACGCGCTCATGGGGCGGTTCGGGAACCTGCTGCTGGTGAACGGTGAGCCCAACTATCACTTGCAGGTACGGCGCGGAGAGGTCGTCCGCTTCCATTTCACCAACGTCGCCAATGCCCGCCTCTTCAACCTCCGGCTGCCCGGCGCGCGCCTCAAGCTCATCGGATCCGACCTCGGTGACTTCGAACGCGAGGCCTGGGTCGAATCGATCGTGATGGCGCCCGCCGAACGCTATGTGGTCGAAGCGCGATTCGACCGCCCGGGCCGCTACCCGCTGCTCAACAGCGTGCGATGGCTCGATCACATGCGGGGCACGGCCAAGCCCGTCGATGATACGCTTGGCGTGGTAGAGGTCGGGGCCGAACGTGCCGCCCCGGACCTCGCGTCGTCGTTCGCACGGTTGCGCGAGCATGCGGAGGTGCGCGCGGAGGTGGCGCGCTACCGACACCTGGCGGACCGCGAGCCCGATCACGTCCTGACGCTGGGCATGCGGCTCGACCCGGCCGTCCCGCCCGCGACCGTGGCCATGCTCACCGGCATCGCGGTGCCGGTGGACTGGAACGACGCCATGCCCATGATGAACTTCCCGTTCACGGCGCGCGACGTCACGTGGATCTTGCGAGACGAACAGGGCCGCGAGAACATGGCCATCGCCTGGCAGTTCCATGTCGGGCAGGTCGCGAAGATCCGCCTGGTGAACGACCCGTCGGTCACGCACGCCATGGCACACCCGATCCATTTCCACGGCCAGCGCTTTCTCGTCACCTCGCGCAACGGCGCCCCGAATACGAACATGGTGTGGAAGGACACGGCGGTCCTGCCGGCCGGTGAGACCATGGACATCCTGCTCGAGCTCACGAACCCCGGCCGCTGGATGATGCATTGCCACGTCGCCGAGCACCTGGGCACCGGCATGATGGGCATGTTCGAGGTGCGGTGA
- a CDS encoding DUF4403 family protein: MRRLFGVAAVSMGAIACSGTPDLEAPPPLVVDDPVDSLKPIEPSVIESEVRYDLAPALAALEQAVPRRFGDIGQRLDVETNRRLHVAFAATRAPFRIDIDGLRVTVSTVVEYEGRGWYKPPIGPEISSACGTGPDVPRPRARVRLVSQIAINPTWALSARTRIASVEPVTTTERDKCRVTIFRADVTDKVMQATRSVLQQQIQRLDRSIAQVQTRDRFERWWRDMSRAIRLTDSVWFTINPSDVRLIGVRTDSGTMVASLRLTARPRIETGNRPNDFDLFTPLPRLERSDSTGGRLQVTLDGEIDYGVATGMLRRALVGKEIPVANRTVTIRSITLLGIGGGRVALGVRFSGGVTGQLYLTGTPRYDTDADQLLVPDLAYDLRTSDALARGLAWLKDDAIQNFLRDRARFPVTGQLDRLRVLAEQGMNRELASGVRLVGQLDRAEAVAVRATRAALRVRAVASGSAYLDIDKPLTFRRPVPGRPASSGRAAGPPAND; this comes from the coding sequence ATGCGACGTCTGTTCGGCGTTGCGGCGGTGTCCATGGGCGCGATCGCCTGCTCGGGCACGCCGGACCTCGAGGCACCGCCGCCCCTCGTCGTCGACGATCCCGTCGATTCCCTGAAGCCCATCGAGCCCTCGGTCATCGAGTCGGAAGTGCGCTACGACCTCGCACCGGCGCTGGCCGCGCTCGAGCAGGCGGTGCCGCGACGCTTCGGCGACATCGGTCAGAGGCTCGACGTCGAGACAAACCGTCGACTGCATGTGGCCTTTGCCGCCACCCGCGCGCCTTTTCGCATCGACATCGACGGGCTTCGCGTCACCGTGTCCACCGTCGTGGAGTACGAAGGCCGCGGCTGGTACAAGCCACCGATCGGCCCGGAGATCAGCTCGGCGTGCGGCACCGGCCCCGACGTACCGAGGCCGCGTGCGCGTGTGCGGCTGGTCAGCCAGATCGCGATCAATCCCACGTGGGCCCTCTCGGCCCGCACCCGCATCGCGAGTGTCGAACCCGTCACCACCACCGAGCGCGACAAGTGCCGCGTCACGATCTTCCGCGCCGATGTCACGGACAAGGTGATGCAGGCGACGCGATCGGTGCTCCAGCAGCAGATTCAGCGGCTCGATCGATCCATCGCCCAGGTCCAGACGCGCGATCGCTTCGAGCGATGGTGGCGGGACATGTCGCGCGCCATTCGACTGACCGACAGCGTGTGGTTCACGATCAATCCCTCGGACGTACGGCTGATCGGTGTGCGCACCGACTCCGGTACCATGGTCGCGAGCCTGCGATTGACCGCCCGACCACGTATCGAGACGGGCAATCGGCCGAATGATTTCGACCTGTTCACGCCGCTTCCGCGGCTCGAGCGGTCGGACTCGACCGGTGGGCGCCTGCAGGTGACGCTCGACGGCGAGATCGACTACGGCGTGGCCACCGGGATGCTGCGGCGCGCGCTCGTCGGAAAGGAGATCCCGGTCGCCAACCGCACGGTGACCATCCGGTCCATCACGTTGCTCGGCATCGGTGGGGGACGCGTGGCGCTCGGCGTGCGCTTCAGCGGTGGCGTGACCGGGCAACTCTACCTCACCGGAACGCCACGTTACGACACCGACGCGGATCAACTCCTGGTGCCCGACCTCGCATACGATCTGCGCACGAGCGACGCCCTGGCGCGGGGTCTGGCATGGCTCAAGGATGATGCCATCCAGAACTTCCTCCGCGACCGCGCGCGCTTTCCGGTGACGGGGCAGCTCGATCGCCTGCGGGTGCTGGCCGAGCAGGGCATGAACCGCGAACTGGCCAGCGGGGTGCGACTGGTCGGTCAACTTGACCGCGCCGAGGCGGTGGCTGTCCGCGCCACACGAGCGGCGCTTCGCGTGAGGGCCGTGGCGTCCGGATCAGCGTATCTCGATATAGACAAGCCACTTACGTTCCGGCGTCCCGTGCCAGGTCGACCGGCGTCATCCGGCAGGGCCGCCGGTCCCCCCGCCAACGACTAG
- a CDS encoding OsmC family protein, translating to MSNIREHTVHATTTDTFGRVLLNARQHHFVIDGPVQNQCPGEALTPAESFLAGVAACGVELVQVIAKEDGVAIGPIHATIRGMVDRDHPVRADLTVFNQVAVTFRIANTPRDTAVQLVQKFQKRCPLYGTVAAACPDVSVEVAG from the coding sequence ATGAGCAACATCCGAGAACATACCGTCCACGCGACCACGACCGACACCTTCGGTCGTGTGCTGCTCAACGCGCGCCAGCACCACTTCGTCATCGACGGACCGGTACAGAATCAGTGTCCCGGTGAAGCCCTGACGCCCGCGGAAAGCTTTCTGGCCGGCGTCGCCGCGTGCGGAGTGGAACTCGTGCAGGTGATCGCGAAGGAGGATGGTGTCGCGATTGGCCCGATTCACGCGACGATCCGTGGCATGGTCGATCGCGACCATCCCGTGCGCGCCGATCTCACGGTGTTCAACCAGGTGGCCGTGACGTTCAGGATCGCCAACACCCCGCGCGACACCGCCGTCCAGCTCGTGCAGAAATTCCAGAAGCGCTGCCCGCTCTACGGGACCGTGGCGGCGGCGTGCCCGGATGTATCGGTCGAGGTCGCTGGCTAG